In one window of Meiothermus sp. DNA:
- a CDS encoding ribose-phosphate pyrophosphokinase produces MQHSNGGHVKLFSGNANRPLAEAVARALGIQLGQATVERFPDGEVRVRLLESIRGDDVYLIQPTAPPVNDNLMELLVLADAVRRSSAGRINAVIPYFGYARQDKQTQGREPITARLVAGLLEHVGIHRVITVDLHAPQIQGFFYQPVDELSAVRLFAEYLEERNLTENAVVVSPDSGRAEQARRLSERLGLPLAILAKRRTGPRETQVSYVIGDVAGKRPLIIDDIISTGGTIRRGVEALVAAGAAPEVVVMASHAVLVGNARENLAHPAILEVVFTDTIALSPALGYTILPTAPLLAQAIRRVHTNQSVSVLI; encoded by the coding sequence ATGCAGCACAGCAATGGCGGCCACGTCAAACTTTTTAGCGGCAACGCCAACCGTCCCCTGGCCGAGGCCGTCGCCAGGGCTCTGGGCATCCAGCTCGGGCAAGCCACCGTCGAGCGCTTCCCCGACGGCGAGGTACGGGTGCGCCTTTTGGAGAGCATCCGCGGCGACGATGTGTACCTGATCCAGCCCACCGCCCCCCCGGTCAACGACAACCTCATGGAGCTGCTGGTGCTGGCCGACGCAGTGCGCCGCAGCAGCGCAGGGCGCATCAACGCGGTGATTCCCTATTTTGGCTATGCCCGCCAGGACAAGCAAACCCAGGGCCGCGAACCCATCACGGCCCGGCTGGTGGCCGGCCTGCTGGAACACGTGGGCATCCACCGGGTGATTACCGTAGACCTGCACGCCCCCCAGATCCAGGGGTTTTTTTATCAACCCGTAGACGAACTCTCGGCGGTGCGCCTGTTTGCCGAGTACCTGGAAGAGCGGAATCTGACTGAGAATGCGGTGGTGGTCTCGCCCGACTCGGGGCGGGCCGAACAGGCCCGCCGGCTTTCCGAGCGGCTGGGCCTGCCCCTGGCCATCCTGGCCAAGCGCCGCACCGGCCCCCGCGAAACCCAGGTCAGCTATGTGATTGGGGACGTGGCCGGCAAACGCCCCCTGATTATTGATGACATCATCTCCACCGGCGGCACCATCCGGCGCGGGGTGGAGGCCCTGGTGGCCGCAGGTGCCGCTCCTGAAGTCGTGGTGATGGCCTCGCACGCAGTGCTGGTGGGCAATGCTCGCGAGAACCTGGCCCACCCGGCCATCCTCGAGGTCGTCTTTACCGACACCATTGCCCTCAGCCCGGCGCTGGGCTATACCATTCTGCCCACCGCACCCCTCCTGGCCCAGGCCATCCGGCGGGTGCATACCAACCAGTCGGTGAGTGTGCTCATTTAA